Proteins from one Mucilaginibacter jinjuensis genomic window:
- a CDS encoding SusC/RagA family TonB-linked outer membrane protein encodes MKKTFTSHGRLCVFYLKKSLSLTFLVSLLMLCYHTGFAQSSGKVQGTVLDEKGATLPGVTVKIKGTSVGTVTDVNGKFSMNADKGAILVFSFVGYTSKEITVGDDKTINVNLAPAQSNLSEVVVVGYGTQKKVSLTSAVTSISSQEIVTTKNENVENMLTGKIAGLQVIQNTAEPGDFANNINIRGMGNPLVVIDGVQQPDFTVTGGNGDNSVGSSNILSRLNPNDIESVSVLKDASAAVYGVKAANGVILITTKKGKAGTLQLSYNGTYGWQVPSGLPKPVNATDYMTLYNQQALHQANGGKIVFTPADFAAYANGTKQSTDWYDATFKKSAPQQQHNLTATGGNETTQYLLSGSFTDQDGLLQSNDLNYKRYNVRSNITSKVGKNLTVNLNLSAISDVKNSPAEPFWYTTREAWRELPTQTIYANNTAPYYLKGQVDGGNPIAYGDADINGYSKQVNKFFDGSISLEYKVPFVPGLSLKGLYSYDEQIQDNKLYQSSYNLYEYNDATKTYTPTLNNSPAYVQRQYYDYPKNTDQFSINYTHTFGGVHNLSALILYEGNQQSGDNFAAYRQLAIPVDQISAGNAANQNASQDNSNSALYEYTTNSIVGRLTYDYKGKYLAEFSFRNDKSSRFAPSQGWGFFPSASLGWRVSDEGFWKNTAALSFIDNFKLRASYGVLGDDGSLYYQFLTGYNYPAYGIGQTAPSPNQLPSGAVFGGNFYNSVQNKGIPNPGITWSTSHTFDAGADLDLWKGLLNVTVDYFIRDRKGLLAYATLQVPDVLGAPLPQANLNGDRTQGIDFEVGHHGSIGKFRYNVKGTFLYTNTRNTTRAESPQGNSYLDWLNNSAGRNQGIQMGNSGAGQYQNYQQIVNSPVYVNRGTVVGDYIYQDWNGDGQIDGNDIHPIAYGNGANAGQTINPKITYGLTLGGSYENFDFNILLQGTGIYSVSYVEQLNIPLWGGGSALTQFNNDWHPADPNADPYNPNTVWVPGKFAYTGTTANTNSTFNYQNAAYLRLKSLELGYTLPTPVLKAIGVKAVRIFGSGYNLFTITSVKYVDPEHPTGTYGYLYPLDKLYNIGLDVKF; translated from the coding sequence ATGAAAAAAACTTTTACAAGTCATGGTAGGCTTTGTGTGTTTTATCTCAAAAAATCCCTAAGCCTCACATTTCTGGTTTCCCTCCTGATGCTCTGTTACCATACAGGCTTCGCACAATCATCGGGCAAAGTACAGGGAACCGTGTTAGATGAAAAAGGCGCCACACTGCCTGGCGTTACAGTTAAAATAAAAGGTACAAGCGTAGGTACAGTTACCGATGTAAATGGTAAATTTTCTATGAATGCTGATAAAGGCGCTATCCTTGTTTTCAGCTTTGTGGGTTACACCAGCAAAGAGATTACCGTTGGTGATGACAAAACAATTAACGTAAACCTTGCTCCTGCCCAGTCAAACCTTAGCGAGGTTGTGGTAGTAGGTTACGGTACACAGAAAAAGGTATCGTTAACCAGTGCAGTAACCTCTATTTCGAGCCAGGAAATTGTAACTACCAAAAACGAAAACGTTGAAAACATGCTTACCGGTAAAATTGCAGGTTTGCAGGTAATACAAAACACGGCAGAACCGGGCGACTTTGCTAACAACATTAACATCCGTGGCATGGGTAACCCGCTTGTGGTAATTGATGGTGTGCAGCAACCCGATTTTACAGTAACAGGTGGTAACGGCGACAATAGTGTAGGATCGAGCAATATTTTATCCCGGTTAAACCCCAATGATATTGAAAGCGTTTCGGTACTAAAGGATGCTTCTGCCGCCGTTTACGGCGTTAAGGCCGCAAATGGGGTTATCCTCATCACCACCAAAAAAGGTAAAGCAGGCACCCTGCAATTAAGCTACAATGGCACTTATGGCTGGCAGGTACCATCTGGATTGCCTAAACCGGTTAATGCAACTGATTATATGACGCTCTATAACCAGCAGGCACTACACCAGGCCAATGGCGGTAAAATTGTTTTTACCCCTGCAGATTTTGCAGCTTATGCCAATGGTACCAAGCAAAGCACAGATTGGTACGATGCTACCTTCAAAAAATCGGCGCCGCAACAGCAGCATAACCTAACGGCTACTGGTGGTAATGAAACTACACAATATCTGTTAAGCGGAAGTTTCACCGATCAGGACGGCTTACTACAAAGCAACGATTTAAACTACAAACGTTATAATGTACGTTCAAATATCACCAGTAAGGTTGGCAAAAACCTTACTGTAAACCTAAACCTTAGTGCAATTTCAGACGTTAAAAACTCGCCCGCCGAACCTTTCTGGTATACTACAAGGGAGGCATGGCGCGAGCTGCCAACTCAAACCATTTACGCTAATAACACAGCCCCATATTATTTAAAAGGGCAGGTTGACGGTGGAAACCCGATTGCGTATGGCGATGCCGACATTAACGGTTACAGCAAACAGGTTAACAAGTTTTTTGATGGGTCAATAAGCCTGGAGTATAAGGTTCCGTTTGTACCCGGCCTGTCATTAAAAGGCTTGTACAGTTACGATGAGCAGATACAGGATAACAAATTATACCAGAGCTCATACAATTTGTACGAATACAACGACGCCACTAAAACGTATACACCAACCCTTAATAATTCGCCGGCTTACGTTCAGCGTCAGTATTACGATTATCCAAAAAACACCGACCAGTTTTCTATCAATTATACCCATACTTTTGGCGGTGTACACAATCTGAGTGCCCTGATACTTTACGAAGGTAACCAGCAAAGCGGCGATAACTTTGCCGCCTACCGCCAACTGGCTATCCCTGTAGATCAGATTTCGGCTGGTAATGCTGCCAATCAGAATGCCTCTCAGGATAACAGCAACAGCGCATTGTATGAATATACCACCAATTCAATTGTGGGCCGCCTTACTTATGATTATAAAGGCAAATACCTCGCAGAATTTAGTTTCCGTAATGATAAATCATCTCGTTTTGCACCAAGCCAGGGCTGGGGATTTTTCCCATCGGCCTCATTGGGATGGCGTGTATCTGATGAAGGTTTCTGGAAAAATACCGCCGCTTTATCTTTCATAGATAACTTTAAACTGCGTGCATCTTATGGTGTACTGGGCGATGACGGTAGCTTATACTACCAATTCCTTACCGGATATAACTACCCGGCATACGGAATAGGCCAAACAGCACCATCACCCAATCAGCTGCCAAGCGGCGCTGTATTTGGCGGTAATTTTTATAACTCTGTTCAAAATAAAGGGATTCCAAACCCGGGCATAACATGGTCAACCTCGCATACATTTGATGCCGGTGCTGATCTTGATCTATGGAAAGGATTATTAAACGTTACAGTTGATTACTTTATCCGCGACCGTAAAGGCTTACTGGCCTATGCCACCTTGCAGGTGCCTGATGTTTTGGGTGCCCCGCTCCCACAAGCCAACTTAAATGGCGACAGAACACAAGGTATCGATTTTGAAGTTGGGCACCATGGCAGCATAGGTAAGTTCCGCTACAATGTTAAAGGTACCTTCCTTTACACCAATACCCGCAACACTACACGGGCAGAATCACCACAAGGAAACTCTTACCTCGACTGGTTAAACAACAGCGCCGGCAGGAACCAGGGTATCCAAATGGGTAACTCCGGTGCTGGCCAATACCAAAACTACCAGCAGATTGTTAACAGCCCGGTATATGTAAACCGTGGTACCGTAGTGGGTGACTACATTTACCAGGATTGGAACGGTGATGGCCAGATCGATGGAAACGACATCCACCCTATTGCCTATGGTAATGGTGCAAACGCAGGCCAAACTATCAATCCTAAAATTACTTACGGTTTAACGCTCGGTGGTTCTTACGAGAATTTCGACTTTAACATCCTGTTACAGGGAACCGGCATCTACAGCGTATCTTATGTTGAACAGTTAAATATCCCGCTATGGGGTGGTGGTAGTGCGTTAACCCAGTTTAACAACGACTGGCACCCGGCCGATCCTAATGCCGACCCATACAACCCGAATACAGTTTGGGTACCAGGCAAATTTGCTTATACCGGTACAACAGCTAACACCAACTCTACCTTTAACTATCAAAACGCTGCTTATTTAAGGTTAAAAAGCCTTGAGCTTGGCTACACCTTGCCAACACCGGTTTTGAAAGCAATAGGTGTTAAGGCTGTCAGGATCTTCGGCAGCGGTTATAACCTGTTCACCATTACCAGCGTGAAGTATGTTGACCCTGAGCATCCGACAGGTACTTATGGCTACCTGTACCCGCTCGACAAGTTGTATAACATTGGTTTAGACGTTAAATTTTAA
- a CDS encoding kelch repeat-containing protein, protein MPKANKFLFVAAGLFFILMLCAPVLSKAEGLMFSSNDSLVAKRTSYDVFKATTPVFKEHLLIDFDLVLWDKNHLGYIFNVSDKNNSYSLSYINTDNTSYLNFNIDRVSNKLKIPLQDSQLKKHKWIKVKVDFNLLNNTVTLYIDNKRYQATDLDFGGELPGKLMFGKNQYYTEVPNMAIRNLSVSDNSSKYFFPLNEWKGNAVHDADGDAIGFVENPIWLINDSYFWKPVYKHQFNEVAGLNYDTLKQRLFVYKTDSLLTYDPQTGLSSSITYKNTLPVKMVLGKSLFNARENKCYIYEAFYDKPYGKTSIAALDLNTLLWQNIGKATFPEQRHHHNSFFNGSQDSIYLFGGYGSFKYYNTFFRYNQSKDEWENVQFKGDRINPRFFSASGGAENKDEVFLFGGYGNQSGNQIIGGKQFYDLYRINLKTHTVKKCWNIQPEKEVFVPANNLIVSADKKYFYVLCYPHEVAKTSIRLYKFSIKDGSYEVVSAPIPVTSEKIETDINLFYNNKGDEFYCAIQEFTNPLNSTIKVYSLAAPPVSTADYLAAITPKKKMSASLLYIAIVCIVIVALLVLLYLWRKKQQPILKPDIEEESDKVLIPSEYRVKTNAVYLLGEFTVFDKNSRDISYLFSPKIKQLFLLILLNSKNGKGIGSKKISLTLWPDKDVAKTKNIKGVTFNHLRNSIADIKGLQLLFVNDTYVFETDDTFFCDYFVIYDQLNNASAERDQLIDEHYDLISRGGLLSEMADQWVDDFKQTYDEQLMDALSPQLDKLYKEKNFKLVLELSKLILHIDPFNDNAFKYELKSYKTTKGIEHSKKIYDHFAQEYSKSLGEDYPISFEKALQ, encoded by the coding sequence ATGCCAAAGGCAAATAAATTTCTGTTTGTAGCAGCCGGGCTATTTTTTATTTTAATGTTATGCGCCCCGGTTTTAAGCAAAGCCGAAGGCCTGATGTTTTCATCAAATGATAGCCTGGTTGCCAAAAGGACTTCTTATGATGTTTTTAAAGCAACTACCCCGGTTTTTAAAGAACACCTGCTCATTGATTTCGACCTTGTACTTTGGGATAAAAACCATTTGGGTTATATTTTTAACGTATCAGACAAAAACAACTCCTATAGTTTAAGCTACATTAATACCGATAATACCAGCTATCTCAATTTTAACATCGATAGGGTAAGCAATAAGTTAAAGATTCCCCTACAGGATTCACAGCTAAAAAAACATAAATGGATAAAGGTTAAGGTTGATTTTAACCTGCTTAATAATACAGTAACCCTTTACATTGATAATAAACGCTACCAGGCTACAGATCTTGATTTCGGCGGCGAACTGCCCGGCAAGCTGATGTTTGGCAAAAACCAATATTATACCGAAGTGCCCAACATGGCCATCAGGAATTTATCGGTTAGCGATAACTCTTCCAAATATTTTTTCCCGCTTAATGAGTGGAAAGGTAATGCTGTACATGATGCAGATGGGGATGCTATTGGCTTTGTTGAAAACCCCATCTGGCTTATTAATGATTCGTACTTCTGGAAACCTGTTTACAAGCATCAATTTAACGAGGTTGCCGGGCTTAATTATGATACGCTGAAACAAAGGCTTTTTGTATACAAAACAGATTCACTCCTTACTTACGATCCACAGACGGGATTGTCATCATCCATTACTTACAAAAACACCCTGCCCGTAAAAATGGTGCTGGGCAAAAGCCTGTTTAACGCACGTGAAAACAAATGCTATATCTACGAAGCCTTTTACGATAAGCCTTACGGCAAAACAAGTATTGCCGCTTTAGACCTTAATACCCTATTATGGCAAAACATAGGCAAGGCTACTTTCCCCGAGCAGCGCCATCACCATAACAGTTTTTTCAATGGCAGCCAGGATAGCATTTACCTGTTTGGCGGTTATGGTTCGTTTAAATATTACAATACGTTCTTCAGGTACAACCAAAGTAAAGATGAGTGGGAAAACGTGCAATTTAAAGGCGACCGTATAAATCCGCGCTTCTTCTCGGCCAGTGGTGGTGCAGAAAATAAAGACGAAGTATTTCTGTTTGGTGGCTATGGTAACCAATCCGGCAACCAGATTATTGGCGGCAAGCAATTTTACGATCTGTACCGCATTAACTTAAAAACGCATACCGTAAAAAAATGCTGGAATATCCAGCCCGAGAAAGAAGTGTTTGTACCTGCCAACAACCTGATTGTATCTGCCGATAAAAAGTATTTTTATGTATTGTGCTACCCGCACGAGGTGGCTAAAACCAGCATCCGCCTGTATAAATTCTCCATCAAAGATGGTTCATACGAAGTGGTTAGCGCCCCGATACCGGTTACATCAGAAAAAATAGAAACAGATATTAACCTGTTTTACAACAATAAAGGCGACGAATTTTATTGCGCCATACAAGAGTTTACCAACCCATTAAATTCTACAATTAAGGTTTATTCATTAGCTGCACCTCCCGTAAGCACGGCCGATTACCTGGCAGCCATAACACCCAAAAAGAAAATGTCGGCTTCATTGCTTTATATAGCAATAGTATGTATTGTAATAGTTGCTTTATTGGTGCTTTTATACTTGTGGCGCAAAAAACAGCAACCGATCCTTAAGCCTGATATTGAAGAGGAAAGCGACAAGGTGCTGATCCCATCTGAGTATCGGGTTAAAACAAATGCGGTTTACCTTTTAGGCGAGTTTACCGTATTTGATAAAAATAGCCGGGATATCAGCTACCTCTTCAGCCCTAAAATAAAACAGCTGTTTTTGCTGATACTTTTAAATAGTAAAAACGGCAAAGGTATCGGCTCTAAAAAAATCTCGCTCACCCTATGGCCGGACAAGGATGTTGCCAAGACCAAAAACATTAAGGGGGTTACTTTTAACCATTTGCGCAACAGCATAGCCGATATTAAAGGCCTGCAGTTACTTTTTGTAAACGATACTTACGTATTTGAAACAGACGATACCTTTTTCTGCGATTATTTTGTGATCTATGATCAGTTAAATAATGCATCGGCAGAGCGCGATCAATTGATTGATGAGCATTATGATCTTATTTCCCGAGGAGGCTTATTATCAGAAATGGCCGACCAGTGGGTTGATGATTTTAAGCAGACCTATGACGAGCAATTGATGGATGCCCTATCGCCACAATTGGATAAGCTGTATAAAGAAAAAAATTTTAAGCTTGTTTTAGAACTCTCCAAGTTGATACTTCACATCGACCCGTTTAACGACAATGCTTTTAAATACGAACTTAAAAGTTATAAAACCACTAAGGGTATTGAGCACTCAAAAAAAATTTACGACCACTTTGCCCAGGAGTACAGTAAATCTTTAGGAGAAGATTACCCCATCAGTTTCGAGAAAGCGCTCCAATAG
- a CDS encoding archaeosortase/exosortase family protein — protein MSKNLYLNKWGKIPVPVKRFILHALLILVVWKLLYLLLLPARVLDKPLSYAVGIGTTWTLNTFSHSTDFSEKSQMGIIPSDSGPSAAPLENIYIHDWNVVSIEDGCNGLELMVLYIGFIVCMPATLKRKVIFGIIGPLLIYVVNVLRCAGVAYIIIYYPKFADFAHHYVFTFVVYGFIIGMWLIFSKKLNLEHAQTE, from the coding sequence TTGTCTAAAAATCTATACCTAAATAAGTGGGGCAAGATACCTGTTCCAGTAAAGCGCTTTATTTTACATGCGCTGTTGATACTTGTTGTATGGAAACTGTTATATCTTTTATTGCTTCCGGCACGTGTATTAGACAAACCTCTCAGCTACGCAGTGGGCATTGGCACCACCTGGACACTCAATACCTTCAGCCATTCCACTGATTTTAGTGAAAAAAGCCAAATGGGTATTATTCCTTCAGATAGCGGCCCGTCAGCTGCGCCGCTCGAAAATATCTATATTCATGATTGGAATGTGGTATCGATAGAAGATGGTTGTAACGGGCTGGAACTGATGGTATTGTACATCGGCTTTATAGTATGTATGCCTGCTACACTCAAAAGAAAGGTAATATTCGGTATTATTGGCCCTTTGCTTATTTATGTAGTTAATGTGCTGCGCTGCGCTGGCGTGGCTTACATCATTATTTATTACCCAAAGTTTGCCGATTTTGCACATCACTACGTATTCACTTTTGTAGTTTATGGCTTTATAATTGGTATGTGGCTAATTTTCTCAAAAAAGCTTAATCTTGAGCATGCGCAAACTGAGTAA
- the pckA gene encoding phosphoenolpyruvate carboxykinase (ATP) — protein MMTNAYTLTKFDLTYLGFPLNTTCFYQFSPELLTRYAVENREGLLTDQNILAVDTGEFTGRSPKDRFIVKDDVTAETVWWNDINIPFSPEAFERLQYQMITYLNARPFFVRDAAACADPDHQISLRVITETAYQSLFAYNLFISTEGNVGLQPDWTVIAAPGFCADPKEDQTRQHNFSIINFTRKVILIGGTGYTGEIKKGIFSVLNFLLPQKGVLPMHCAANTGTDGESAIFFGLSGTGKTTLSADPERRLIGDDEHGWSNNALFNFEGGCYAKTVNLNKDKEPQIYAALKRGALLENVSFYPGTQTVDFNNISKTENTRVSYPLNFIPGVAKPAVGPIPRHIFFLTADAFGVLPPISKLTTEQAMHYFIAGYTAKVAGTEHGINEPTATFSACFGKAFLPLHPFQYAGLLEERIKENNVQVWLINTGWTGGPYGIGERIKLHFTRSIISAAINGSLSGVKYDKLPLFELMMPQTCPGVPDALLNPIKTWPSVASYEAKARQLFELFKENMNQYKGIENQEIANKFASAAIHSID, from the coding sequence ATGATGACAAACGCATATACCCTAACCAAGTTTGACCTAACTTACCTGGGATTTCCCCTTAACACTACTTGCTTTTATCAGTTTTCTCCGGAACTCCTCACCCGTTATGCTGTTGAAAACAGGGAAGGATTGCTTACAGATCAAAATATACTGGCGGTAGACACAGGGGAATTTACAGGCCGTTCGCCCAAAGACCGTTTTATCGTCAAAGACGACGTTACAGCAGAAACGGTATGGTGGAATGACATCAACATCCCTTTTTCGCCGGAAGCATTCGAGCGACTCCAGTACCAAATGATCACCTATCTTAATGCCAGGCCTTTCTTTGTCCGTGACGCAGCTGCCTGTGCAGACCCCGATCATCAGATTTCTCTCCGGGTAATTACAGAAACCGCCTATCAAAGCCTGTTTGCATACAATCTGTTTATCAGCACAGAAGGAAATGTGGGTTTGCAACCAGATTGGACGGTAATTGCAGCACCCGGTTTCTGTGCAGACCCGAAAGAAGACCAAACCCGGCAACATAATTTTTCGATCATTAATTTCACCAGAAAAGTGATCCTGATAGGTGGAACGGGGTATACAGGAGAGATCAAAAAAGGCATCTTTTCTGTGCTTAACTTTTTGTTACCACAAAAAGGTGTTTTACCGATGCACTGTGCCGCAAATACGGGAACAGATGGTGAAAGTGCGATCTTTTTCGGGCTTTCAGGAACAGGCAAAACCACTTTATCCGCCGACCCTGAACGCAGGCTAATCGGCGACGATGAACATGGCTGGAGTAATAACGCGCTATTCAACTTCGAAGGTGGATGTTATGCAAAAACAGTTAACTTAAACAAGGATAAAGAGCCGCAGATCTATGCAGCGCTCAAACGTGGGGCACTACTCGAAAATGTTTCTTTTTATCCGGGAACACAAACAGTTGATTTTAATAATATTTCGAAGACAGAAAATACGCGGGTTTCCTACCCGCTCAATTTTATCCCGGGTGTGGCAAAACCAGCTGTTGGCCCTATACCCCGTCACATATTTTTTCTAACGGCTGATGCTTTTGGTGTATTACCACCCATTTCGAAATTAACCACAGAACAGGCGATGCACTATTTTATAGCCGGTTACACCGCCAAGGTTGCCGGCACAGAGCACGGTATAAACGAACCCACAGCTACGTTTTCTGCTTGTTTCGGCAAAGCTTTTCTTCCTTTACATCCTTTTCAATACGCCGGATTACTGGAGGAACGGATCAAAGAAAACAACGTACAGGTATGGTTGATTAATACCGGCTGGACAGGTGGCCCTTATGGGATCGGCGAAAGAATTAAGCTTCATTTTACACGGTCGATCATCAGCGCAGCAATCAATGGAAGCCTCTCCGGGGTAAAGTACGACAAATTGCCCCTGTTTGAACTGATGATGCCCCAAACATGCCCCGGTGTCCCCGATGCTCTTCTAAACCCTATAAAAACATGGCCAAGCGTTGCAAGTTATGAAGCAAAGGCCCGCCAGTTGTTCGAGCTTTTTAAAGAAAACATGAACCAATATAAGGGTATTGAAAACCAAGAGATTGCCAACAAGTTTGCGTCAGCGGCCATACATTCAATTGATTAA
- the fbp gene encoding class 1 fructose-bisphosphatase, with protein sequence MKEVKTLGQFIIEKQADFPYAKGELSRLLRDIGIAAKIVNREVNKAGLVDILGGTGNGNTQGEQQQKLDVYANEQFISALKHGGECCIVASEENEDILYLDTGVSKNASYIVAIDPLDGSSNIDVNIAVGTIFSICRKRSSARATLDDVLQKGTMQVAAGYIIYGSSTMLVYTTGKGVNGFTLDPSIGEFCLSHPNMQIPENGNIYAINEGNYVHFPDGVKKFIKYCQTEDPTSNRPYISRYTGSMVADIHRTLIKGGIFIYPVTAAYPKGKLRLLYECNPMSLIVEQAGGRATNGCRRILELEPETLHQRTAIFIGSTELVLTAELMTTAAEFVF encoded by the coding sequence ATGAAAGAAGTTAAAACATTGGGACAGTTTATTATTGAGAAGCAGGCAGACTTCCCCTATGCAAAGGGTGAACTTTCCCGATTGTTGCGAGACATTGGCATTGCAGCCAAGATCGTAAACCGGGAGGTTAATAAAGCCGGGCTTGTTGATATTTTAGGGGGCACAGGAAATGGGAATACCCAGGGCGAACAACAGCAAAAACTGGATGTGTATGCCAACGAACAGTTTATTTCTGCGCTAAAACACGGGGGCGAATGCTGTATCGTAGCTTCGGAAGAAAATGAAGACATCCTATACCTGGATACAGGCGTATCAAAGAACGCCAGTTATATCGTGGCGATAGATCCGCTGGATGGCTCTTCCAATATCGACGTTAATATAGCCGTTGGTACCATCTTTTCGATTTGCCGGAAACGGTCGTCTGCCAGGGCAACGCTGGACGATGTTTTACAGAAAGGTACCATGCAGGTTGCCGCCGGTTATATCATTTACGGTTCATCTACCATGCTTGTTTACACAACAGGCAAAGGTGTGAACGGCTTTACGCTCGATCCCTCAATCGGCGAATTTTGCCTGTCACATCCCAATATGCAAATTCCCGAAAACGGGAATATTTATGCCATTAATGAAGGTAATTATGTGCATTTCCCTGATGGCGTGAAGAAATTCATCAAATACTGCCAGACAGAAGACCCGACAAGTAACAGGCCTTACATTTCACGCTACACCGGTTCTATGGTTGCAGACATTCACCGTACTCTAATTAAGGGCGGGATCTTTATCTATCCGGTTACGGCAGCATACCCAAAGGGAAAGTTACGACTGCTTTATGAATGCAACCCGATGTCGCTAATTGTAGAACAAGCCGGTGGGCGCGCAACTAATGGTTGCCGGCGGATACTGGAGCTCGAGCCAGAGACCTTACATCAGCGAACAGCAATTTTCATTGGCTCTACAGAACTGGTTTTAACTGCCGAGTTGATGACTACAGCGGCAGAATTTGTTTTTTAA
- a CDS encoding DUF1015 family protein: MPTIKAFCAYTAFWDADEELIEAGQSLYSRNLSIDRQGKHFQSQQLEAIGKAAFYIYELRAQGESYTGVWALTSFADINNGRIKGCEQKCVDDCGGRTVHRGEDNPDASPVLIAYPADPQIEELIARAKLTTTPKMISLGEQENWLWTVSEPTLMEELVKAFGELGTVFLADGHNRIPGMASVPGPQPNHDELHLVGQSVYLSTLYMAENQLRSLPCHKLLKPGHPINPESILQVIEKNFEIMASPGNMPIEPDRAHRFGLYLDGRWYQLILRQHALNGASFTGRLDGNILYSHILLPTHLLPGSAQGVSHIGGAQALQELTGLLVKDCSLIAFTLYPASLNLIMSVGYTDGTLEPGTNWIEPKIPENVLICNINATMPL; encoded by the coding sequence ATGCCAACTATCAAAGCTTTTTGTGCATACACCGCATTTTGGGATGCGGATGAAGAATTAATAGAAGCCGGCCAGTCGCTGTATTCCCGTAACTTATCCATAGACCGCCAGGGCAAGCATTTCCAGAGTCAGCAGCTTGAAGCAATCGGGAAGGCAGCTTTCTATATTTATGAATTGCGGGCACAGGGCGAATCGTACACAGGTGTTTGGGCCTTAACCTCATTTGCGGATATCAACAATGGACGAATTAAAGGGTGTGAACAGAAATGTGTTGATGATTGTGGGGGTAGGACTGTACACCGGGGTGAGGATAATCCTGATGCCAGCCCCGTATTGATCGCTTATCCGGCGGATCCCCAAATTGAGGAATTGATCGCCCGGGCAAAACTGACTACTACTCCGAAAATGATCAGTTTGGGAGAACAGGAAAACTGGCTTTGGACAGTTAGCGAGCCTACATTGATGGAAGAGTTAGTGAAGGCTTTTGGGGAATTGGGTACAGTGTTTCTTGCCGATGGGCATAATCGTATACCAGGGATGGCAAGCGTGCCTGGTCCGCAACCCAATCATGATGAATTGCACTTGGTCGGTCAGTCCGTTTATTTATCAACTTTGTATATGGCCGAAAACCAACTCAGGTCTCTGCCTTGCCACAAGTTATTGAAACCGGGGCATCCCATCAATCCGGAAAGTATTCTTCAGGTTATTGAGAAAAATTTTGAAATTATGGCTTCACCAGGTAACATGCCGATTGAGCCGGACCGGGCGCACCGGTTCGGCCTATACCTGGATGGCAGATGGTACCAGTTGATATTAAGGCAGCATGCACTCAATGGCGCCTCGTTTACCGGCCGGCTCGACGGGAATATTTTATACAGCCATATTCTTTTACCCACGCACCTGCTTCCGGGTTCGGCGCAGGGAGTTTCCCATATTGGAGGGGCGCAAGCCCTGCAGGAATTAACCGGATTGCTGGTTAAAGACTGTAGCCTGATTGCTTTTACGCTTTATCCCGCCTCCTTAAATCTAATCATGTCAGTAGGCTACACTGATGGGACGCTCGAGCCGGGGACAAACTGGATTGAACCCAAAATCCCTGAGAACGTGCTGATTTGCAATATTAATGCAACGATGCCCTTATGA